A genomic region of Kluyveromyces marxianus DMKU3-1042 DNA, complete genome, chromosome 5 contains the following coding sequences:
- the DCN1 gene encoding NEDD8 ligase DCN1 produces MEKEFMNLTGCKYSVAQQYLRRNGGRVEYALNDYYDHVDAIGGMRQSYSPRLVGIFEKYTTVGQATQWDTTGLIRYIEDLGVSIEDPLALCLAEMLCIKDLTKPLSREQFLDAWTDQCCDTLDQMRAHLQTLEARLETDKDYFKSIYLYIFPLNADETTHHMPKDVAVEYWNILFKTKKYALKVSDSRIESWLAFINAGESDPRRQNISWDTWRMFYKFVEQYPDDNSLKDTYDEMASWPLLIDEYYEYLEDNNI; encoded by the exons ATG GAAAAGGAGTTCATGAACCTCACGGGCTGCAAATACAGTGTGGCCCAGCAGTATCTTAGACGGAATGGCGGTCGTGTAGAGTACGCTTTAAATGACTATTATGACCATGTGGATGCTATAGGGGGTATGCGTCAATCTTACAGTCCTCGGTTAGTTGGGATCTTTGAGAAATATACAACTGTTGGTCAGGCGACACAGTGGGACACCACGGGACTCATAAGATACATAGAAGATTTGGGTGTTTCCATAGAAGATCCACTGGCCCTTTGTCTCGCGGAAATGCTTTGTATCAAGGATTTAACAAAGCCGTTGTCTAGAGAACAGTTTTTGGATGCATGGACGGACCAATGCTGCGATACCCTAGACCAAATGAGAGCACATCTCCAAACCCTAGAGGCGCGACTAGAAACTGATAAAGACTACTTCAAGTCGATATACTTGTATATTTTCCCGCTTAATGCAGATGAAACGACCCACCATATGCCGAAAGACGTTGCTGTAGAGTATTGgaatattttgttcaaaacaaagaaatatgcGTTGAAGGTTTCTGACTCACGCATTGAATCCTGGCTTGCGTTCATCAATGCTGGTGAATCAGACCCAAGACGTCAGAATATATCATGGGATACATGGCGCATGTTTTACAAGTTTGTGGAACAGTACCCTGATGACAACAGCTTGAAAGATACATACGACGAAATGGCATCCTGGCCATTGCTAATTGATGAGTATTACGAGTATTTAGAAGACAATAATATCTAG